Proteins encoded in a region of the Candidatus Methylomirabilota bacterium genome:
- the waaF gene encoding lipopolysaccharide heptosyltransferase II, whose protein sequence is MFDAGVVLVRLPNWLGDTVMALPALHGLRAARPGVCVVAVGRWAPLLAGQGVADALVPYPLEWRDRRRLAASLRGMRADAGVLLTNSFESAVAARLWGARMRLGYDTDLRWPLLTHAVPLPSPRLHQIDEYRGLLEAAGVAAPVTVPVWRLGEDAAAGAAVSALLDECGVSRGARAVGLHLGTSFGSSKQWPAASFAEVASRLRERELRPILLGSPSDVEMAAAVSASAGWAIPSLVARDRPELLPGLLARLACLISSDTGLAHLAAAVGTPTVTLFGPTDPRLTAPRSRAARRVEGRAPCAPCFLPRCPIDHVCMRDITAASVTEIVEEGLTA, encoded by the coding sequence ATGTTCGACGCCGGGGTCGTCCTGGTGCGCCTCCCGAACTGGCTCGGCGACACGGTGATGGCGCTGCCCGCCTTGCACGGCCTTCGAGCGGCCCGCCCCGGGGTTTGCGTGGTGGCCGTCGGCCGCTGGGCGCCCCTCCTCGCGGGACAGGGTGTGGCCGACGCCCTTGTGCCCTATCCGCTCGAGTGGAGGGACCGCCGCCGGCTCGCCGCCTCACTGCGGGGAATGCGCGCGGATGCCGGGGTACTGCTCACGAATTCTTTCGAGTCCGCCGTCGCGGCGCGGCTCTGGGGCGCCCGTATGCGGCTCGGCTATGACACCGACTTGCGGTGGCCTCTCCTGACGCATGCCGTACCGCTGCCTTCGCCGCGACTGCATCAGATCGACGAGTACCGCGGACTCCTTGAGGCGGCAGGCGTGGCGGCGCCGGTAACGGTTCCGGTCTGGCGCCTCGGGGAGGACGCGGCGGCCGGCGCCGCGGTCTCGGCGCTGCTCGACGAGTGCGGAGTCTCCCGCGGGGCCCGAGCGGTGGGACTCCACCTCGGCACATCATTCGGCTCGTCGAAGCAGTGGCCGGCGGCGTCATTCGCGGAAGTCGCATCGCGCCTGCGTGAGCGCGAGCTTCGCCCCATTCTCCTGGGCAGCCCTAGCGACGTGGAAATGGCCGCCGCCGTCTCGGCCTCCGCCGGCTGGGCCATTCCATCGCTCGTCGCTCGGGACCGGCCCGAGCTTCTGCCAGGACTTCTCGCCCGCCTCGCGTGTCTCATCAGCAGCGACACAGGGCTCGCGCATCTCGCGGCGGCGGTCGGCACGCCTACGGTCACGCTCTTCGGGCCGACGGATCCCCGTCTTACGGCGCCCAGGAGCCGCGCGGCCCGGAGAGTCGAAGGGCGTGCACCGTGCGCGCCGTGCTTCCTGCCGCGCTGTCCCATCGACCACGTGTGCATGCGGGACATCACGGCGGCGTCCGTGACGGAGATAGTGGAGGAGGGGCTCACGGCATGA
- a CDS encoding lysophospholipid acyltransferase family protein, whose amino-acid sequence MKAARLGRKLAPAAGSWALRLLAATLRLRREEKTVEPLRAAGAPAIYVVWHARLLLLPYLYRRRGLWALVSRSEDGSMISDLVRRFGFVTVRGSSSRGGAEGLRALARAIGEGHSVVVVPDGPRGPREVLKAGVVVLARLTGAPVVPAALAASSEWRARSWDEFRIPKPFSRCVVRFGEPILVPRDIDAAGEEISRKEIEAALNAVTWQVDEEARR is encoded by the coding sequence ATGAAGGCCGCCCGGCTCGGCCGGAAGCTGGCCCCGGCCGCAGGGTCTTGGGCGCTCCGGCTGCTGGCCGCCACGCTCCGTCTACGGCGCGAGGAGAAAACCGTGGAGCCCCTGAGGGCCGCGGGCGCGCCGGCCATCTACGTCGTCTGGCACGCGCGCCTCCTGCTGCTGCCGTACCTCTATCGCCGGCGGGGGCTGTGGGCGCTGGTCAGCCGCTCCGAAGACGGCTCGATGATATCCGACCTCGTGCGTCGCTTCGGCTTCGTCACCGTCCGAGGATCTTCGAGCCGCGGGGGCGCGGAGGGGCTCCGGGCCCTCGCCCGCGCCATTGGAGAGGGCCACAGCGTCGTCGTTGTGCCCGATGGCCCGCGGGGTCCGCGGGAGGTGCTCAAGGCCGGGGTCGTCGTCCTGGCAAGGTTGACGGGCGCGCCGGTGGTACCGGCGGCTCTCGCGGCGTCTTCCGAATGGCGGGCGCGCTCGTGGGACGAATTTCGGATCCCGAAGCCGTTCTCGCGGTGTGTAGTCCGCTTCGGCGAGCCGATCCTCGTCCCCCGCGACATCGACGCGGCCGGAGAGGAAATCTCGCGCAAGGAGATCGAGGCCGCCTTGAATGCCGTCACGTGGCAGGTCGACGAGGAGGCGCGCCGCTGA
- a CDS encoding 3-deoxy-D-manno-octulosonic acid transferase yields the protein MAGRRGGAPLIHALYSVALRLGLLAYLPVFAVRKLRRSGYDRAIGQRLGRYGTDLPAEPRCWIHAVSVGEAATAVALVEALVRRWPELGIVMTTVTPTGARIVSDRLDGKVSHRYFPVDLPGPVRRALDAVRPRFFIGMETELWPNFFRALAARGIPSMIANGRVSDRSFRRYRRVRFVTSRMLRDVGVFAMQSQEDARRIIALGAPPERVVVTGNLKTDLAPPDAGGESLWQRLLGLGEDDLVWIAGSTHRGEDAAVLDAFARLRARFPQLVLLLAPRHPERVPEVERLVVERGLSAVRRSDLPGARDRSAVIILDTVGELAQIYRVATVVFVGGSLVPTGGHNMLEPALLRKAVLFGPHTGNFRESADVLLAAGGAVLVREGAELERCVGQLLGNLELRQRMGEAAFQALVGRQGAVKHTLELVERFLMEPAHG from the coding sequence GTGGCAGGTCGACGAGGAGGCGCGCCGCTGATCCACGCTCTCTACTCCGTGGCGCTCCGGCTCGGGCTGCTCGCCTACCTGCCCGTGTTCGCGGTTCGGAAGCTCAGGCGCTCGGGCTACGACAGGGCGATCGGCCAGCGCCTTGGGCGCTACGGGACGGACCTGCCGGCCGAGCCGCGCTGCTGGATCCACGCCGTGTCCGTGGGGGAGGCGGCGACGGCTGTCGCGCTGGTCGAAGCGCTCGTCCGCCGCTGGCCGGAGCTCGGTATCGTCATGACGACGGTGACGCCGACGGGGGCGCGCATTGTGTCCGACAGGCTCGATGGGAAGGTGAGTCACCGGTACTTCCCCGTCGACCTGCCCGGGCCCGTCCGCCGCGCGCTGGATGCCGTGAGGCCCCGCTTCTTCATCGGCATGGAGACCGAGCTGTGGCCGAATTTCTTCCGGGCGCTGGCGGCGCGCGGCATCCCGTCCATGATCGCCAACGGGCGCGTCTCGGACCGCTCCTTCCGGCGCTACCGCCGCGTGCGCTTCGTCACCTCCCGGATGCTGCGCGACGTCGGGGTCTTCGCGATGCAGTCGCAGGAGGACGCGCGCCGCATTATCGCCCTCGGCGCGCCGCCCGAGCGGGTCGTGGTCACGGGTAATCTCAAGACGGACCTCGCTCCCCCGGATGCCGGGGGCGAGTCCCTGTGGCAGCGGCTGCTCGGACTCGGCGAGGATGACCTCGTGTGGATCGCGGGCAGCACGCATCGGGGCGAGGATGCCGCCGTGCTGGACGCCTTCGCGCGGCTCCGCGCGCGCTTCCCGCAGCTCGTCCTGCTTCTCGCCCCGCGGCACCCGGAGCGGGTGCCGGAGGTGGAGCGCCTCGTGGTCGAGCGTGGGCTCAGCGCGGTCCGCCGCAGCGATCTTCCGGGCGCGCGGGACCGGAGCGCGGTGATCATCCTCGACACGGTCGGAGAGCTGGCGCAGATCTACAGGGTCGCAACCGTGGTATTCGTCGGGGGCAGCCTCGTCCCGACAGGGGGCCACAACATGCTGGAGCCCGCGCTGCTGCGAAAGGCGGTCCTCTTCGGGCCTCACACGGGCAATTTTCGCGAGAGCGCCGACGTCCTCCTGGCCGCCGGCGGCGCGGTGCTGGTCCGCGAGGGCGCGGAGCTCGAGCGCTGCGTCGGCCAGTTGTTGGGCAACCTCGAGCTGAGGCAGCGTATGGGAGAGGCCGCCTTCCAGGCCCTCGTGGGTCGTCAGGGAGCCGTGAAGCACACCCTCGAGCTCGTGGAGCGCTTCTTGATGGAGCCGGCGCATGGCTGA
- the lpxA gene encoding acyl-ACP--UDP-N-acetylglucosamine O-acyltransferase yields the protein MPEPARIHPTAIVEPGAELAAGVVVGPYSLIGSCVAIGPGSEIGAHVVLEGRVRLGARCRVGHGVLIGGVPQDLKFREGLLVGVSVGDDTVIREYVTVHRATHEGRDTRIGSRCLLMVSSHVAHDCVVGDEVIIINYAGLSGHVTVEDRATIGGLTGIHPFTRIGTYAYVGGCAKVTQDVPPFVMADGIPATARGVNVIGMRRGGVDGDGRRQVRAAFRILYRSGLAPAAAAAKLKTELGGHPLVARLVDFIEDSKRGIVPAPPPTNAQVEDAENEDRVW from the coding sequence ATGCCTGAGCCGGCGCGCATCCATCCGACGGCCATCGTGGAGCCCGGTGCGGAGCTCGCGGCCGGGGTCGTGGTCGGTCCCTACAGCCTCATAGGGTCATGCGTCGCGATCGGGCCCGGCTCGGAGATCGGCGCCCACGTGGTTCTCGAGGGTCGCGTCAGGTTGGGGGCGCGATGCCGTGTCGGGCACGGCGTCCTCATCGGCGGGGTGCCCCAGGATCTCAAGTTCCGCGAGGGGCTGCTCGTGGGCGTGAGCGTCGGCGACGACACCGTCATCCGGGAGTACGTCACCGTGCACAGGGCGACCCACGAGGGGCGGGACACGCGGATCGGAAGCCGCTGCCTCCTCATGGTCTCGAGCCACGTCGCCCACGACTGCGTGGTCGGCGACGAGGTCATCATCATCAACTATGCCGGGCTGAGCGGTCACGTGACCGTCGAGGATCGCGCGACGATCGGCGGGCTCACGGGGATCCATCCCTTCACGCGGATCGGCACGTACGCCTACGTTGGCGGCTGCGCGAAGGTCACGCAGGACGTGCCGCCCTTCGTGATGGCCGACGGCATACCCGCGACGGCGCGCGGCGTCAACGTGATCGGCATGCGCCGCGGCGGCGTGGACGGCGATGGGCGCCGCCAGGTGCGTGCCGCTTTCCGAATTTTGTACCGCTCCGGCCTCGCGCCCGCCGCCGCCGCCGCCAAGCTCAAGACGGAGCTCGGCGGCCACCCGCTCGTGGCGCGGCTTGTCGACTTCATCGAGGACTCGAAGCGCGGCATCGTCCCGGCCCCGCCGCCGACAAATGCGCAAGTTGAAGACGCGGAAAACGAGGACCGCGTGTGGTGA
- a CDS encoding glycosyltransferase family 4 protein: MSGTGRLTILQVVANRWWTGSAEPVLRLVLGLQARGHRVLLGLASGDRFEAKAREAGIQPVNDLRLDVKSGPAGIVRDARRLRSLVTREGVDVVHAHHGHDHWLGWWGHGTAALIRTFHNERAVRRAWPDSALYRRTDSVIAVSRRIEERLREARVPGSRLYRADGVVDAARFVTDVPGAAKIREEFGAAGVPLVGCVARLAAGRGHETLIEGFRLLVAERGDARLLLVGKGERRDALEGLIKRLGLERCVFFAGYRDADLPAVLGALDVFVLMGAGSDESCRAALEAMAAGRPVLAARVGALPDAVVHGETGLLLDEPSPAAVSASLARLLSAPSEARAMGEAGRRRALFLFTSERHAEATEALYLETIGRLHAAP; the protein is encoded by the coding sequence ATGAGCGGAACGGGCCGGCTCACAATCCTCCAGGTCGTCGCCAACCGCTGGTGGACGGGCAGCGCGGAGCCGGTGCTGCGACTTGTCCTCGGACTCCAGGCCAGGGGGCATCGCGTGCTTCTCGGTCTGGCGTCAGGTGACCGCTTCGAGGCGAAGGCGCGCGAGGCCGGCATCCAGCCCGTCAACGACTTGAGGCTCGACGTGAAGTCCGGCCCGGCAGGCATCGTGCGCGATGCCCGGCGGCTCAGGAGCCTCGTGACCCGCGAGGGCGTGGACGTGGTCCACGCTCATCACGGCCACGACCACTGGCTGGGGTGGTGGGGGCACGGCACGGCAGCCCTCATCAGGACCTTCCACAACGAGCGCGCGGTCCGCCGGGCATGGCCGGACTCGGCGCTCTACAGACGTACCGACTCCGTCATTGCCGTGAGCCGGCGCATCGAGGAGCGCCTTCGCGAAGCGCGCGTCCCCGGTTCGCGGCTCTACCGCGCGGACGGCGTGGTGGACGCCGCGCGCTTCGTCACGGACGTTCCGGGCGCCGCGAAGATCCGGGAGGAGTTCGGGGCGGCCGGCGTCCCCCTCGTCGGCTGCGTCGCGCGGCTCGCTGCCGGCCGGGGTCACGAGACCCTCATCGAGGGCTTCCGCCTGCTCGTAGCAGAGCGGGGCGATGCGCGGCTGTTGCTGGTCGGGAAGGGCGAGCGGCGCGATGCGCTCGAGGGACTCATCAAACGGCTCGGGCTCGAGCGCTGCGTGTTCTTCGCCGGCTATCGGGATGCCGACCTGCCGGCGGTGCTCGGAGCCCTCGACGTGTTCGTCCTCATGGGAGCGGGCTCGGACGAGTCCTGCCGCGCGGCCCTCGAGGCCATGGCCGCGGGGCGGCCTGTCCTCGCCGCCCGGGTGGGCGCGCTCCCCGACGCCGTGGTCCACGGAGAGACGGGGCTCCTCCTCGACGAGCCGAGCCCGGCGGCAGTGTCTGCCTCCCTTGCGCGTCTCCTGTCGGCTCCCTCTGAGGCGCGCGCCATGGGCGAGGCCGGGAGACGCCGCGCCCTTTTCCTCTTTACCTCGGAGCGCCACGCGGAAGCTACGGAGGCGCTGTACCTCGAAACCATCGGGAGGCTCCACGCGGCACCGTGA
- the lpxK gene encoding tetraacyldisaccharide 4'-kinase — protein sequence MAEPARAPELWLQEAWHGRASPVVRAGLCVAAAAYRAALTARSASYRIGLLSTRGLPVPVISVGNVTVGGNGKTPLAEVVVLALAEMGARPALISRGYGRRTRGVRIVTDGGGLRLGARDGGDEPVLLAERLPGVPIVVGESRYEAGAVAVGTCFANALVLDDGFQHRTLTKDLEIVVVSGSDSWGNGRLFPRGSLREPLSALKRAGLVVVTNPPTAAATSDIAHVLRRRGSAATVLCGAYRPTSLRRGDHVRAEAPEALCGRKVLMLAGLAAAGGFLATAEGLGVEVAGLAEFPDHHWYTPADLARVAARARATGAEAVLTTEKDWVRLREMPRGNVPFWVLSVRLDLGADSVALCQVLSETLRRAAGGRRLP from the coding sequence ATGGCTGAGCCGGCGCGGGCGCCGGAGCTTTGGCTGCAGGAAGCCTGGCATGGGCGGGCCAGCCCGGTGGTCCGCGCGGGTCTCTGCGTGGCGGCGGCGGCTTATCGCGCCGCCCTCACGGCACGCTCCGCGTCCTACCGGATCGGCCTTCTGTCCACGCGCGGCCTTCCCGTGCCGGTGATATCGGTCGGCAATGTCACGGTGGGCGGGAACGGAAAGACACCCCTGGCCGAGGTCGTCGTGCTGGCGCTGGCCGAGATGGGCGCGCGGCCCGCTCTCATCAGCCGCGGCTACGGGCGGCGCACGCGCGGCGTTCGAATCGTGACCGATGGCGGCGGCCTCCGGCTCGGCGCCAGGGACGGCGGGGACGAGCCTGTGCTCCTGGCTGAACGGCTGCCCGGCGTGCCGATCGTGGTGGGGGAAAGCCGGTACGAGGCGGGGGCGGTCGCGGTCGGGACATGCTTCGCCAACGCGCTGGTCCTCGACGACGGATTCCAGCACCGGACGCTGACCAAGGACCTCGAGATCGTCGTGGTTTCCGGAAGCGACTCGTGGGGTAACGGTCGACTCTTTCCGAGGGGCTCCCTGCGCGAGCCGCTGTCCGCGCTCAAGCGGGCCGGCCTCGTCGTGGTCACGAACCCGCCAACTGCCGCCGCCACAAGCGATATCGCCCACGTGCTACGGCGGAGAGGATCGGCCGCGACAGTTCTCTGCGGCGCCTACCGCCCGACATCGCTTCGGCGCGGCGACCACGTTCGTGCCGAAGCGCCTGAGGCGCTCTGCGGGCGGAAGGTGCTCATGCTGGCGGGACTGGCGGCAGCCGGGGGATTCCTCGCGACGGCCGAGGGCCTGGGAGTGGAGGTAGCGGGGTTGGCGGAGTTCCCTGACCATCACTGGTACACGCCAGCCGATCTCGCTCGCGTGGCCGCGCGGGCGCGCGCGACGGGGGCCGAGGCCGTCCTCACGACGGAGAAGGACTGGGTCCGGCTCCGCGAGATGCCCCGGGGGAATGTGCCGTTCTGGGTGCTGTCAGTGCGGCTCGACTTGGGCGCCGACAGCGTGGCCCTCTGCCAAGTGCTCAGCGAGACGCTGAGACGCGCGGCCGGCGGGCGGCGGCTGCCGTGA
- a CDS encoding glycosyltransferase — MRTVLHTESSPGLGGQELRTLREARWTAARGWRVLLAGQPDGRFVGQARAAGLEAVGVRMRGAWDLGAVCALQRLIRRERVSIVHTHSSVDGWVGGLAARAAGVPVVRTRHVSIRIRRRWNPVYRWLADRVITSGEAIRSLVIEAGVDPGRVTAIPAGVDLAEFIGGSNDGPAVRESLGLARPVIGSVAMFRGSKGHAHLLDAFVAVHARHPAARLLLVGDGIRRPWVEGLAKDRGLGEAVVFTGFRTDVSVLLRAMDCFVLASTRTEGVPQSLLQAFAAGVPVVACAIGGIPEVVKDGETGILVPPEDAAALARAIESVLSDGSGAAARARGARRLVEERFSHGASVSRLLALYDEVIAGTAPRRLGA; from the coding sequence ATGAGGACCGTGCTCCACACCGAGTCCTCTCCGGGCCTCGGAGGCCAGGAGCTGAGGACGCTCAGAGAGGCTCGCTGGACTGCAGCACGAGGCTGGCGGGTCCTCCTGGCGGGTCAGCCCGATGGGCGGTTCGTGGGACAAGCGCGCGCGGCAGGTCTCGAGGCCGTCGGTGTCCGCATGCGGGGCGCGTGGGATCTCGGCGCCGTCTGCGCGCTCCAGCGGCTGATCAGGCGGGAGCGGGTCAGCATCGTCCACACCCACAGCTCGGTGGACGGCTGGGTGGGCGGGTTGGCTGCGCGCGCCGCTGGCGTCCCCGTCGTGCGGACGCGCCATGTCTCGATCCGCATACGACGGCGCTGGAACCCCGTCTATCGCTGGCTCGCGGATCGGGTGATCACGAGCGGTGAGGCCATCCGCAGCCTCGTGATCGAGGCCGGGGTCGATCCCGGGCGGGTCACCGCCATCCCGGCGGGCGTGGACCTCGCGGAATTCATCGGTGGTTCAAATGATGGCCCCGCGGTGCGCGAGAGCCTGGGCCTGGCGCGGCCCGTGATCGGGTCGGTCGCCATGTTCAGGGGTTCGAAGGGCCATGCGCATCTCCTCGACGCTTTCGTCGCGGTTCACGCCCGGCATCCCGCGGCGCGGCTCCTGCTCGTCGGCGACGGAATCCGGCGGCCTTGGGTCGAGGGTCTCGCGAAGGACCGCGGTCTCGGTGAGGCGGTCGTCTTCACCGGCTTCCGGACCGACGTGTCGGTGCTCTTGCGCGCCATGGACTGCTTCGTCCTGGCTTCGACGCGGACCGAGGGTGTGCCGCAGTCCCTTCTCCAGGCTTTCGCGGCCGGGGTACCCGTGGTGGCGTGTGCGATCGGTGGAATTCCCGAGGTCGTCAAGGATGGCGAGACGGGCATTCTCGTCCCGCCCGAGGACGCCGCCGCCCTGGCTCGGGCTATTGAGTCCGTCTTGAGCGACGGATCGGGCGCCGCGGCTCGCGCCCGGGGGGCGCGGCGGCTGGTCGAGGAGCGTTTCTCTCATGGCGCTTCCGTCTCGCGCCTTCTGGCGCTCTATGACGAGGTCATCGCGGGAACGGCCCCGCGCCGGCTCGGCGCATGA
- the lpxB gene encoding lipid-A-disaccharide synthase — MTAADGRLIMLSAGEASGDLHGATMCRALRALDPSLRLIGMGGPRMAAAGVEILVDPTAHAAMGTSEAISRVPGLYRAYRLLVRRLREARPMAMVLIDFPEFNLRLAKQARRAGIPVVYFIPPQIWAWRRGRIRQMARRVTRVLAAFPFEKSLYEEAGVSVEFVGHPLLDEVPSDLDRAKARERLGVGERQTLVGLLPGSRRQEVDRLLPPMLDAAARLSRSDGRRCFVLGLAASVDRGPVTIHLRRASEAGGPAVEVVDGLTHEVMAASDALLIASGTATLEAALLGTPMVVCYRVSRLSEVVVRLLNRSPWISLPNIVAERGAVPEILQDKVTGARLASEAERLLVDSVAATAQRAAFKEVRSRLGQPGVGARAARAVLKVVGAA, encoded by the coding sequence ATGACGGCAGCTGACGGACGTCTGATCATGCTGTCAGCCGGTGAGGCTTCCGGCGACCTACACGGCGCCACCATGTGCCGGGCGCTCCGGGCGCTCGACCCGAGCCTGCGGCTGATCGGCATGGGCGGGCCCCGAATGGCGGCGGCGGGTGTCGAGATCCTCGTTGACCCGACGGCACACGCCGCGATGGGGACGAGCGAAGCCATCAGTCGTGTTCCCGGGCTCTACCGCGCGTACAGACTCCTGGTGAGGCGGCTCCGGGAAGCCCGGCCGATGGCGATGGTGCTCATCGACTTCCCCGAGTTCAATCTGCGGTTAGCAAAGCAGGCGCGGCGCGCGGGGATTCCGGTCGTGTACTTCATCCCGCCGCAGATCTGGGCCTGGCGACGGGGACGCATACGGCAGATGGCCCGGCGCGTGACGCGGGTCCTCGCGGCGTTTCCCTTCGAGAAGAGCCTGTACGAGGAGGCCGGCGTCTCCGTGGAGTTCGTGGGCCACCCCCTGTTGGACGAGGTGCCGAGCGACCTCGACCGAGCGAAGGCCCGCGAGCGGCTCGGTGTGGGAGAGAGACAGACCCTCGTGGGCCTCCTGCCCGGCAGCCGGCGGCAGGAAGTCGACCGCCTGCTGCCGCCCATGCTGGATGCGGCAGCCCGGCTCTCCCGATCCGACGGCCGACGCTGCTTCGTGCTTGGGTTGGCCGCGAGCGTGGATCGCGGGCCCGTCACCATCCACCTCAGGCGCGCGTCCGAGGCGGGCGGCCCAGCGGTGGAAGTGGTGGACGGACTCACGCACGAGGTGATGGCGGCCTCGGACGCGCTCCTGATCGCCTCGGGGACGGCGACCCTCGAGGCGGCGCTGCTCGGGACGCCGATGGTCGTCTGCTACCGGGTGTCGCGACTGAGCGAGGTGGTCGTGCGCCTGCTGAATCGTTCGCCGTGGATCAGTCTCCCGAACATCGTCGCCGAGCGCGGCGCGGTGCCCGAGATACTTCAAGATAAGGTCACCGGAGCGCGGCTTGCGAGCGAGGCGGAACGCCTGCTCGTCGATTCCGTGGCGGCGACCGCCCAGCGTGCGGCGTTCAAGGAGGTGCGCTCGAGGCTGGGGCAGCCGGGCGTCGGGGCGCGGGCGGCGCGGGCCGTGCTGAAGGTCGTGGGCGCCGCATGA
- a CDS encoding LpxI family protein has protein sequence MERRLAVMAGAGVLPGRAAAEAARQGWRVVALAFDEAAGLDAHAERVVPSAITDIHAVLQTLRGERVQAAVFVGKFWKQRVFDEVGETDEAGRRLAGGGLSDAALAGTVVATLAGMGIEVLDQRPFLSPWIMGPGTVTSREPSPDEWGEIRAGFALARRLAEHGIGQTLVRSRGVTLAVEAAEGTDETIRRGAKLAGLGAVVVKAVAAGHDFRFDIPTVGPATLAAMAESGATALAVDAGKVLLVEREEAVRIADRAGIAVVSVDDGS, from the coding sequence ATGGAGCGCCGCCTCGCGGTGATGGCCGGCGCCGGGGTCCTCCCCGGCCGGGCCGCCGCCGAAGCCGCGCGCCAGGGATGGCGCGTGGTCGCGCTCGCCTTCGACGAGGCGGCGGGCCTTGACGCCCACGCCGAGCGCGTGGTGCCCTCCGCCATCACCGACATCCACGCAGTCCTCCAGACGCTCCGCGGCGAACGTGTCCAGGCGGCCGTGTTCGTGGGCAAGTTCTGGAAGCAGCGCGTGTTCGACGAGGTCGGAGAAACCGACGAAGCCGGCCGCCGCCTGGCCGGTGGGGGGCTGTCGGACGCCGCGCTGGCGGGCACGGTGGTGGCAACGCTCGCCGGAATGGGGATCGAGGTCCTCGACCAGCGACCCTTTCTCTCGCCGTGGATCATGGGGCCCGGGACGGTGACGTCGCGGGAGCCGTCGCCGGACGAGTGGGGCGAGATACGCGCGGGGTTCGCGCTCGCGCGTCGCCTGGCGGAGCACGGGATCGGGCAGACCCTCGTGCGCTCGCGCGGCGTCACGCTGGCCGTCGAGGCAGCCGAGGGCACCGACGAGACGATCCGTCGGGGCGCCAAGCTCGCCGGCCTTGGCGCGGTTGTCGTCAAGGCGGTGGCAGCAGGGCACGACTTCCGCTTCGATATCCCCACCGTCGGCCCGGCGACGCTTGCGGCCATGGCAGAAAGTGGCGCGACGGCGCTGGCCGTGGACGCCGGCAAGGTGCTCCTCGTCGAGCGCGAAGAGGCGGTGCGAATAGCGGACCGCGCCGGCATCGCCGTGGTGAGCGTTGATGACGGCAGCTGA
- a CDS encoding Gfo/Idh/MocA family oxidoreductase, giving the protein MVGAGHMGQYHILALAELWDVELVAICDADATRAQQIAAQYGTRAVATHRELAELVDIATVAVPTERHFEVARDLLEAGVHVLVEKPMTPTLEEAKELFRLARQRARVLHVGHVERFNGAVQELRKIVERPVLIESRRLGPFVPRVQNDSVVMDLMIHDIDIVLGLVDSEPRRMNALGRSIHSLQADVANVQILFDSGTMATITASRATEEKIRTLSITQPDAYIVLNYADQDIQIHRRAAQEYTLNRESIRYRQASFVERLFVHKDNPLKLEIRHLISAARAAKATGQVELPETDDLRSLAVALEIERMIREGRGEVAWPKDLPWSAASR; this is encoded by the coding sequence GTGGTAGGTGCGGGCCACATGGGCCAGTACCACATCCTGGCCCTGGCGGAGCTGTGGGACGTCGAGCTCGTGGCGATCTGCGACGCTGATGCCACGCGCGCCCAACAGATCGCGGCGCAGTACGGAACTCGGGCGGTGGCCACGCACCGGGAGCTGGCGGAGCTCGTCGACATCGCCACGGTCGCCGTGCCGACCGAGCGCCACTTTGAAGTCGCCCGTGACCTGCTGGAGGCGGGCGTCCACGTCCTCGTCGAAAAGCCGATGACGCCCACGCTGGAAGAGGCCAAGGAGCTCTTCCGCCTGGCGCGGCAGCGCGCCCGGGTGCTCCACGTGGGCCATGTCGAGCGCTTCAACGGGGCGGTGCAGGAGCTGCGCAAGATCGTCGAGCGACCCGTCCTCATCGAGTCCAGACGGCTCGGCCCCTTCGTGCCGCGGGTGCAGAACGACTCCGTCGTGATGGACCTCATGATCCACGACATCGACATCGTGCTGGGTCTCGTGGACAGCGAGCCTCGCCGGATGAACGCCCTCGGGCGCTCCATCCACTCGCTCCAGGCCGACGTCGCCAACGTGCAGATCCTCTTCGACTCCGGAACCATGGCGACGATCACGGCGAGCCGCGCCACCGAGGAGAAGATCCGCACCCTCTCGATCACCCAGCCCGACGCGTACATCGTCCTGAACTACGCCGACCAGGACATCCAGATCCACCGGCGGGCCGCGCAGGAGTACACCCTCAACCGCGAGTCGATCCGCTACCGGCAGGCGTCCTTCGTCGAGCGCCTTTTCGTCCACAAGGACAACCCTCTCAAGCTGGAGATCCGCCACCTGATATCGGCCGCTCGCGCCGCGAAGGCGACCGGCCAGGTGGAGCTGCCCGAGACCGACGACCTTCGGTCGCTGGCCGTGGCGCTCGAAATCGAGCGGATGATCCGCGAGGGCCGGGGTGAGGTCGCCTGGCCGAAGGATCTCCCATGGAGCGCCGCCTCGCGGTGA